The sequence NNNNNNNNNNNNNNNNNNNNNNNNNNNNNNNNNNNNNNNNNNNNNNNNNNNNNNNNNNNNNNNNNNNNNNNNNNNNNNNNNNNNNNNNNNNNNNNNNNNNNNNNNNNNNNNNNNNNNNNNNNNNNNNNNNNNNNNNNNNNNNNNNNNNNNNNNNNNNNNNNNNNNNNNNNNNNNNNNNNNNNNNNNNNNNNNNNNNNNNNNNNNNNNNNNNNNNNNNNNNNNNNNNNNNNNNNNNNNNNNNNNNNNNNNNNNNNNNNNNNNNNNNNNNNNNNNNNNNNNNNNNNNNNNNNNNNNNNNNNNNNNNNNNNNNNNNNNNNNNNNNNNNNNNNNNNNNNNNNNNNNNNNNNNNNNNNNNNNNNNNNNNNNNNNNNNNNNNNNNNNNNNNNNNNNNNNNNNNNNNNNNNNNNNNNNNNNNNNNNNNNNNNNNNNNNNNNNNNNNNNNNNNNNNNNNNNNNNNNNNNNNNNNNNNNNNNNNNNNNNNNNNNNNNNNNNNNNNNNNNNNNNNNNNNNNNNNNNNNNNNNNNNNNNNNNNNNNNNNNNNNNNNNNNNNNNNNNNNNNNNNNNNNNNNNNNNNNNNNNNNNNNNNNNNNNNNNNNNNNNNNNNNNNNNNNNNNNNNNNNNNNNNNNNNNNNNNNNNNNNNNNNNNNNNNNNNNNNNNNNNNNNNNNNNNNNNNNNNNNNNNNNNNNNNNNNNNNNNNNNNNNNNNNNNNNNNNNNNNNNNNNNNNNNNNNNNNNNNNNNNNNNNNNNNNNNNNNNNNNNNNNNNNNNNNNNNNNNNNNNNNNNNNNNNNNNNCTCAAATAAATATCCTACCCATCCCtaagcctacgttacaagccaatGACAAGCCCTACATGATCTCATTCCAAATGTTCTCACATCAGTGGAGATTTACATAAGGGTCAAGCATATGGTATCACAGTTGTGTACATTGAACATTCTTGTTAGTGTGAGTGCACTTTGAAAAATGTCCTATAATCAAATGTTTCAAATATGTGTGAAATAAGACTNNNNNNNNNNNNNNNNNNNNNNNNNNNNNNNNNNNNNNNNNNNNNNNNNNNNNNNNNNNNNNNNNNNNNNNNNNNNNNNNNNNNNNNNNNNNNNNNNNNNNNNNNNNNNNNNNNNNNNNNNNNNNNNNNNNNNNNNNNNNNNNNNNNNNNNNNNNNNNNNNNNNNNNNNNNNNNNNNNNNNNNNNNNNNNNNNNNNNNNNNNNNNNNNNNNNNNNNNNNNNNNNNNNNNNNNNNNNNNNNNNNNNNNNNNNNNNNNNNNNNNNNNNNNNNNNNNNNNNNNNNNNNNNNNNNNNNNNNNNNNNNNNNNNNNNNNNNNNNNNNNNNNNNNNNNNNNNNNNNNNNNNNNNNNNNNNNNNNNNNNNNNNNNNNNNNNNNNNNNNNNNNNNNNNNNNNNNNNNNNNNNNNNNNNNNNNNNNNNNNNNNNNNNNNNNNNNNNNNNNNNNNNNNNNNNNNNNNNNNNNNNNNNNNNNNNNNNNNNNNNNNNNNNNNNNNNNNNNNNNNNNNNNNNNNNNNNNNNNNNNNNNNNNNNNNNNNNNNNNNNNNNNNNNNNNNNNNNNNNNNNNNNNNNNNNNNNNNNNNNNNNNNNNNNNNNNNNNNNNNNNNNNNNNNNNNNNNNNNNNNNNNNNNNNNNNNNNNNNNNNNNNNNNNNNNNNNNNNNNNNNNNNNNNNNNNNNNNNNNNNNNNNNNNNNNNNNNNNNNNNNNNNNNNNNNNNNNNNNNNNNNNNNNNNNNNNNNNNNNNNNNNNNNNNNNNNNNNNNNNNNNNNNNNNNNNNNNNNNNNNNNNNNNNNNNNNNNNNNNNNNNNNNNNNNNNNNNNNNNNNNNNNNNNNNNNNNNNNNNNNNNNNNNNNNNNNNNNNNNNNNNNNNNNNNNNNNNNNNNNNNNNNNNNNNNNNNNNNNNNNNNNNNNNNNNNNNNNNNNNNNNNNNNNNNNNNNNNNNNNNNNNNNNNNNNNNNNNNNNNNNNNNNNNNNNNNNNNNNNNNNNNNNNNNNNNNNNNNNNNNNNNNNNNNNNNNNNNNNNNNNNNNNNNNNNNNNNNNNNNNNNNNNNNNNNNNNNNNNNNNNNNNNNNNNNNNNNNNNNNNNNNNNNNNNNNNNNNNNNNNNNNNNNNNNNNNNNNNNNNNNNNNNNNNNNNNNNNNNNNNNNNNNNNNNNNNNNNNNNNNNNNNNNNNNNNNNNNNNNNNNNNNNNNNNNNNNNNNNNNNNNNNNNNNNNNNNNNNNNNNNNNNNNNNNNNNNNNNNNNNNNNNNNNNNNNNNNNNNNNNNNNNNNNNNNNNNNNNNNNNNNNNNNNNNNNNNNNNNNNNNNNNNNNNNNNNNNNNNNNNNNNNNNNNNNNNNNNNNNNNNNNNNNNNNNNNNNNNNNNNNNNNNNNNNNNNNNNNNNNNNNNNNNNNNNNNNNNNNNNNNNNNNNNNNNNNNNNNNNNNNNNNNNNNNNNNNNNNNNNNNNNNNNNNNNNNNNNNNNNNNNNNNNNNNNNNNNNNNNNNNNNNNNNNNNNNNNNNNNNNNNNNNNNNNNNNNNNNNNNNNNNNNNNNNNNNNNNNNNNNNNNNNNNNNNNNNNNNNNNNNNNNNNNNNNNNNNNNNNNNNNNNNNNNNNNNNNNNNNNNNNNNNNNNNNNNNNNNNNNNNNNNNNNNNNNNNNNNNNNNNNNNNNNNNNNNNNNNNNNNNNNNNNNNNNNNNNNNNNNNNNNNNNNNNNNNNNNNNNNNNNNNNNNNNNNNNNNNNNNNNNNNNNNNNNNNNNNNNNNNNNNNNNNNNNNNNNNNNNNNNNNNNNNNNNNNNNNNNNNNNNNNNNNNNNNNNNNNNNNNNNNNNNNNNNNNNNNNNNNNNNNNNNNNNNNNNNNNNNNNNNNNNNNNNNNNNNNNNNNNNNNNNNNNNNNNNNNNNNNNNNNNNNNNNNNNNNNNNNNNNNNNNNNNNNNNNNNNNNNNNNNNNNNNNNNNNNNNNNNNNNNNNNNNNNNNNNNNNNNNNNNNNNNNNNNNNNNNNNNNNNNNNNNNNNNNNNNNNNNNNNNNNNNNNNNNNNNNNNNNNNNNNNNNNNNNNNNNNNNNNNNNNNNNNNNNNNNNNNNNNNNNNNNNNNNNNNNNNNNNNNNNNNNNNNNNNNNNNNNNNNNNNNNNNNNNNNNNNNNNNNNNNNNNNNNNNNNNNNNNNNNNNNNNNNNNNNNNNNNNNNNNNNNNNNNNNNNNNNNNNNNNNNNNNNNNNNNNNNNNNNNNNNNNNNNNNNNNNNNNNNNNNNNNNNNNNNNNNNNNNNNNNNNNNNNNNNNNNNNNNNNNNNNNNNNNNNNNNNNNNNNNNNNNNNNNNNNNNNNNNNNNNNNNNNNNNNNNNNNNNNNNNNNNNNNNNNNNNNNNNNNNNNNNNNNNNNNNNNNNNNNNNNNNNNNNNNNNNNNNNNNNNNNNNNNNNNNNNNNNNNNNNNNNNNNNNNNNNNNNNNNNNNNNNNNNNNNNNNNNNNNNNNNNNNNNNNNNNNNNNNNNNNNNNNNNNNNNNNNNNNNNNNNNNNNNNNNNNNNNNNNNNNNNNNNNNNNNNNNNNNNNNNNNNNNNNNNNNNNNNNNNNNNNNNNNNNNNNNNNNNNNNNNNNNNNNNNNNNNNNNNNNNNNNNNNNNNNNNNNNNNNNNNNNNNNNNNNNNNNNNNNNNNNNNNNNNNNNNNNNNNNNNNNNNNNNNNNNNNNNNNNNNNNNNNNNNNNNNNNNNNNNNNNNNNNNNNNNNNNNNNNNNNNNNNNNNNNNNNNNNNNNNNNNNNNNNNNNNNNNNNNNNNNNNNNNNNNNNNNNNNNNNNNNNNNNNNNNNNNNNNNNNNNNNNNNNNNNNNNNNNNNNNNNNNNNNNNNNNNNNNNNNNNNNNNNNNNNNNNNNNNNNNNNNNNNNNNNNNNNNNNNNNNNNNNNNNNNNNNNNNNNNNNNNNNNNNNNNNNNNNNNNNNNNNNNNNNNNNNNNNNNNNNNNNNNNNNNNNNNNNNNNNNNNNNNNNNNNNNNNNNNNNNNNNNNNNNNNNNNNNNNNNNNNNNNNNNNNNNNNNNNNNNNNNNNNNNNNNNNNNNNNNNNNNNNNNNNNNNNNNNNNNNNNNNNNNNNNNNNNNNNNNNNNNNNNNNNNNNNNNNNNNNNNNNNNNNNNNNNNNNNNNNNNNNNNNNNNNNNNNNNNNNNNNNNNNNNNNNNNNNNNNNNNNNNNNNNNNNNNNNNNNNNNNNNNNNNNNNNNNNNNNNNNNNNNNNNNNNNNNNNNNNNNNNNNNNNNNNNNNNNNNNNNNNNNNNNNNNNNNNNNNNNNNNNNNNNNNNNNNNNNNNNNNNNNNNNNNNNNNNNNNNNNNNNNNNNNNNNNNNNNNNNNNNNNNNNNNNNNNNNNNNNNNNNNNNNNNNNNNNNNNNNNNNNNNNNNNNNNNNNNNNNNNNNNNNNNNNNNNNNNNNNNNNNNNNNNNNNNNNNNNNNNNNNNNNNNNNNNNNNNNNNNNNNNNNNNNNNNNNNNNNNNNNNNNNNNNNNNNNNNNNNNNNNNNNNNNNNNNNNNNNNNNNNNNNNNNNNNNNNNNNNNNNNNNNNNNNNNNNNNNNNNNNNNNNNNNNNNNNNNNNNNNNNNNNNNNNNNNNNNNNNNNNNNNNNNNNNNNNNNNNNNNNNNNNNNNNNNNNNNNNNNNNNNNNNNNNNNNNNNNNNNNNNNNNNNNNNNNNNNNNNNNNNNNNNNNNNNNNNNNNNNNNNNNNNNNNNNNNNNNNNNNNNNNNNNNNNNNNNNNNNNNNNNNNNNNNNNNNNNNNNNNNNNNNNNNNNNNNNNNNNNNNNNNNNNNNNNNNNNNNNNNNNNNNNNNNNNNNNNNNNNNNNNNNNNNNNNNNNNNNNNNNNNNNNNNNNNNNNNNNNNNNNNNNNNNNNNNNNNNNNNNNNNNNNNNNNNNNNNNNNNNNNNNNNNNNNNNNNNNNNNNNNNNNNNNNNNNNNNNNNNNNNNNNNNNNNNNNNNNNNNNNNNNNNNNNNNNNNNNNNNNNNNNNNNNNNNNNNNNNNNNNNNNNNNNNNNNNNNNNNNNNNNNNNNNNNNNNNNNNNNNNNNNNNNNNNNNNNNNNNNNNNNNNNNNNNNNNNNNNNNNNNNNNNNNNNNNNNNNNNNNNNNNNNNNNNNNNNNNNNNNNNNNNNNNNNNNNNNNNNNNNNNNNNNNNNNNNNNNNNNNNNNNNNNNNNNNNNNNNNNNNNNNNNNNNNNNNNNNNNNNNNNNNNNNNNNNNNNNNNNNNNNNNNNNNNNNNNNNNNNNNNNNNNNNNNNNNNNNNNNNNNNNNNNNNNNNNNNNNNNNNNNNNNNNNNNNNNNNNNNNNNNNNNNNNNNNNNNNNNNNNNNNNNNNNNNNNNNNNNNNNNNNNNNNNNNNNNNNNNNNNNNNNNNNNNNNNNNNNNNNNNNNNNNNNNNNNNNNNNNNNNNNNNNNNNNNNNNNNNNNNNNNNNNNNNNNNNNNNNNNNNNNNNNNNNNNNNNNNNNNNNNNNNNNNNNNNNNNNNNNNNNNNNNNNNNNNNNNNNNNNNNNNNNNNNNNNNNNNNNNNNNNNNNNNNNNNNNNNNNNNNNNNNNNNNNNNNNNNNNNNNNNNNNNNNNNNNNNNNNNNNNNNNNNNNNNNNNNNNNNNNNNNNNNNNNNNNNNNNNNNNNNNNNNNNNNNNNNNNNNNNNNNNNNNNNNNNNNNNNNNNNNNNNNNNNNNNNNNNNNNNNNNNNNNNNNNNNNNNNNNNNNNNNNNNNNNNNNNNNNNNNNNNNNNNNNNNNNNNNNNNNNNNNNNNNNNNNNNNNNNNNNNNNNNNNNNNNNNNNNNNNNNNNNNNNNNNNNNNNNNNNNNNNNNNNNNNNNNNNNNNNNNNNNNNNNNNNNNNNNNNNNNNNNNNNNNNNNNNNNNNNNNNNNNNNNNNNNNNNNNNNNNNNNNNNNNNNNNNNNNNNNNNNNNNNNNNNNNNNNNNNNNNNNNNNNNNNNNNNNNNNNNNNNNNNNNNNNNNNNNNNNNCATGTTTATTATAtctgtatattattttatattcttcctcaatttgaaaaaaaatgaattcagtcgggaaccacatttgtggattccgaagggtgcctaaccccttcccttcggaataacttgaaccccttacctagaatcaattggtttcgtagacttttctttaataattggtttcctagttttcctaaaattaggtggcgactcttctttttaaaactcgtttattttaaaactttgttaaaattgaatcaattaatcattttcgagttgccgcgacgtttcgccctatttcgaaagagtagggatgtaaacaaCTTAACATCTCTTGCATGACCGTGACTGGACATCTGGTGTGCAGACAATACAATATAGAGACCTAACATTGGATAAAGCAAAAATTGGATCCTGGGCGTAACTTAACTCATGAGGTGAGGATTGTCTAAGACTGCACCAGGAGACAATAACTCATTCCCTCCACCAATGTTTAAGTATTGATCAAGCTATTATTATACTGAACATAAGGAAGGACATCATACCTTGAGATTAATTTCTTCAACTGGTATTTTAAGGAGATAAATGAGAGCTATAAAATCTCCAGCACTCATATCCATATCAAACACAACATTTTTCCCGAGATGCTTGCCCCTGAAATCTGGTTTGCGGAGTTCTCCTCTGTAATGAGGAAATTGTGTAGAAAAATTGAATAATCCTGAATTTTCTCTTTGGTTTAAGACctgaaaacatgaaaaaacataaaaataagttGTCCGAATTAAGAATCTGTAAGAAAAAAGTGGTTCGGAGTAAATAAGAAGCTGATATTCTATGAAATATTCTCTGAGTGATTAACTTACATCCAGGAAGCTAACAAAAAATTCTCTGTCTAGTGCACTTTTAGGATTTTGATTAGGCTTTGCTCTTACAGCAACACGAACAGGCACTCCACTTAGCCCAACAACTTCTTTTGTATAACCATCCTGATAAACGACATCAGCTCAGAACACatacacaaatataataatCGAACAAATAATGGATCGCAGATCATAGCTCATGCTTTGGCAAGTTACCTACGAAATCACAACGTTTTACTAGAAACATAAACTACAATCCATATAACAGATAGTGACATGGGTCAATTCTTCACCTGGCATTTACCCATCCCATTCTTGACTACACAAAATGGATCACGGAGTCTAGTCTGAACATGACCACTGTGAACTCCATTTCTTTCCAAGTTGAACTTGGGAGTTCTACGTCCATCAAAAAATGGATTTGATCCATCAGATATCCCATACGGCATATTTGAAGTAACAACAGTAATATTGATATACTCCATTTCTGCAAATTCATTTTCTCCTTGGTAGTTTTGTTGTTTCCTCATGATTGAAGCAGCTATTCCAGACATAAATGAGTCCCACATAAAGTAACTCTGCATCCAACAATATTATCATCACTCAATTATATTCAAGTTCATGTTTATATATCAAAAAGTCGtgtatatgttgatattttcatatcaatgtTACCGTATAGAATTGGTCATCAAACCAAGTATCACGAGCAATTTTCAGGGACTTGAAACAGTACTGTGCCTCATAGGTGTGCTGATTCTTCTCAAAGGTCTCAAAAAACTCTTCGGTTATACGAATGGTGTTTGTGGCATCCAATGGGACAAGAGTAACTGGAATACCAGAATGAATCACCTACATTGTAAGGATAACGATCATTAAGATTAGCTACAAGCATACAACACATGACTGGAAGCCACGTCTCGAGAAAAGAATGTGCAGAAAAAATGCCTATTGATTTTTGTAATACCTGGTAAGCAGCAAAAGGATCCATAAACAAATTGGATTCTGCGTAAGGGTTGCTTGTGTAATCTGTGAATAAATTACCACGATCACCACACTGTCGAGGTTGGCAAGAAGAGGTTGAATTCTTTGGACAACACCCTGTAGGATTCTTTGACCTTACACCACCTCCCATTATGTAAATATgctcaatatttttctttaaatgtgGATTACTTAGAAGAAATAATGCAAAGTTTGTATGTGATCCAAGGAGGAAAACAACGGTTGGCCCTGAAGAAATTGTGTTAATCATTACTTGCTGAGCAGTTGGCTGTCTAAGAGGAGAATACTGTCTCTTGCCCTGGTTACAAGTTCCATATTAGGTTAGATGTCTCATTAGGCTAAAATTTTGATTGATATGAtattaagaaaagaagaatgGTTACCTGTGGAAGGAAGCTCTTTCGGAATCCATAATTTGAGTCGATATCCAAGCGTCCTCCAAGACCAACAGGTACAGCTTGTCTATATCTACAATATCCAGCTGTAGCATCTCCCTAACAAAAGCGCAAACATGGAGATGTATAAGTAAGAGGCATTTTCAATTGTGCCAAAGGTAGAGTAAATGGAGAATTTTTGTCACCTGATCAATTAAAGGGAGATATCCACCAACGTCAGGAAGAATGGTACCATTGGGAAGTATTCCTCCTTCACCTCCCATACCAACAGCAATATCGTCACGTCCCATCATGTAAAGCATATCATACACTTGATTTACAGCATGTCCTGAATCAGTCCATCCATTTGTGCCAATAGTTACAGCCTGAACCAAAAGGTTTTATCAATATGATTTGTCTAGTGGACAGAGTAATCTCAATGATGTGAGGCCTTTTGTGAATAAACCATGAAGCATTATCACAACATGTATTAATGTTAGAAAGGCTTGTCAAGAATTAGTATATTTCAGCACTTGTGTTTCAAACTTTTCTTCTATGATATGAAGCTTCTTTACCTATCCTCGTTATTTATCTATTATGTTGTGTTGTATGTATGTCGAGTGGCTTGTGCAGGGCCTCTTAGGGTCTTATACACCATGCCACGCCTAGGATGTACTTTGAatcgtgaaaaacttggtattcaGAGCACAAGGTTTCAGAAAAGGTCTTAGATGTTTGACAAATCACATTGAGTAGAGTCTTCTTCATAAGTGCAAAGTGCGCCAAATTTCTGAATGAGAGGCAACAAACACACTCTGACGACTCCTAGTTATTTGCATTTCTTCGTCCTTTTTTACTtgacaaattttaatttgacatatctattaagaaaataatgatttgtATAGTTATCAccttttacttttcatttttaagaaaTCAAGAGAATACAAATTTTTATACCTAATATCAGGGGCATAGCTACCCTTTGAATTGGACACCCTTCGTCATAAAATTACAtcatatttataagaaaaataataatttaaatgattaaataacGCATCTTAGACACCAGCTTAGTGATTTCAGTCGTTCAACTCTTACTAAGTTCTTTGCAACTTGCCGGGCTCGATTCCTGTTAAatgactttgattttttttccttttattaaaaatttaaaagagttatttaatttaaagttaataagaaaattctatttatttattccaTTAAGCTACTAAAAGTgaaaatactttatataaattctcttttaatataactcatttgattctattatttatttttcatttctcgTTGTTAGTCATCAGAGGTTTTGTGAAATGTTGAAGCATAAAGTGATTTCACTCTAAACTGAAacatctctctttttcttttttttgtccACTTCCTATCAGATGAACGTGAACACTAAAGCTAAATATTATGtagtttgatttaaaattttttggtacagtttaattaaaaaaattaatcattaatgtTACATAGTttgatttacaaaatttaagtaCATccattctttaaattatttctacGAGCTATGAGATTTTTGGACACCCTTCGTACAATTTCTGGTTATGTCACTGCCTAATATATTCTcaatttattaacattaaattaatgtctttgaaaaatatagtgaataaaaatatttagaatcctatcaattaataaagataaaatgataaagtcaatataacaattaatatatattattaataagtCTGGCAAATTAAAGACACAGAGGGTATCATTTCACCCCCTATTAATTGACAAAAGGTTAAATATATTTGCTcactatatttttaaaatgacatTGACtcaatattgattaatttagaaaaaaaaaatattttttcttaattaataaaaaataatagataaaaagaaaaatcaaagtaaaaatatttgataaataactAGGACGGAGGGAGCAATccattgtcttttttttttctttttctatctcttatcttttttcttcaaatcaaaAGCTTGACTTGAAATTAAATGTTCTGATTTAATTTCAATaactttgaattattttttttttgtattttattgacacaaatatcaaattaattatttcatctGTTCAATCATAGTTGTTGACTATTTACTTCgacagaaaaatttaaaaaaaaagataattttactatatcactatttgaatataataaatataatatcatgaaaaatataataaggaaatgactataattaatgaaaaaaaataagttagaaactaagtataaaattattcattgaTTATAAAGTTAACAAATATTActgaatatctatttttaatataataaacaaaaatcgTTTTACGAAGGAAGTATAATTTCAATGGACTAATTAATTGATTCCACTTGTGCTAAGATTTTCTAAAAATTGAGAATTCTCTAAAACCCCTATATGctgttatatatataacttatattaaatgtcaaaatgtcaatTAGATTTTAACCTTAATCTTGTTTTGTCAATAATGATATTCCACTTTACTCTACTTTATGATAATTGAACCTTGTTATTTTAGGAAGGCTTATACTCTTTTTTAACCTATACATAAATACATACATACGTATAAGTGTGATTTCAGAAacctatacttttttttttgaacctATACATACATATGTATAAGTGTAATTTTATGAAcctatacatacatacatacatatatacaagtGTGATTTTAGGAATCTATATTACAAGCTAAATACAAAAGAATTGTTcattttgcattattttaatGTCTTTTTCCTGTTTTCTCCTCATGGACAATTCaaggaaaatttttattttgttactattttgcaagaaaatgaagagactagagtgcatattattaagaataatagaaaaaggatgaatatttaaaaaaaaaaaaagaacacacATTAGAGGTGCAAAATGCAgagaattttaat comes from Solanum pennellii chromosome 1, SPENNV200 and encodes:
- the LOC107028866 gene encoding uncharacterized protein LOC107028866 — protein: MKEKEKMLFLGFLHRIIFMILLFVPTFFNGVESLHRILLDTDVDTDDFFALFYILKLNRSEIDLKAVTIGTNGWTDSGHAVNQVYDMLYMMGRDDIAVGMGGEGGILPNGTILPDVGGYLPLIDQGDATAGYCRYRQAVPVGLGGRLDIDSNYGFRKSFLPQGKRQYSPLRQPTAQQVMINTISSGPTVVFLLGSHTNFALFLLSNPHLKKNIEHIYIMGGGVRSKNPTGCCPKNSTSSCQPRQCGDRGNLFTDYTSNPYAESNLFMDPFAAYQVIHSGIPVTLVPLDATNTIRITEEFFETFEKNQHTYEAQYCFKSLKIARDTWFDDQFYTSYFMWDSFMSGIAASIMRKQQNYQGENEFAEMEYINITVVTSNMPYGISDGSNPFFDGRRTPKFNLERNGVHSGHVQTRLRDPFCVVKNGMGKCQDGYTKEVVGLSGVPVRVAVRAKPNQNPKSALDREFFVSFLDVLNQRENSGLFNFSTQFPHYRGELRKPDFRGKHLGKNVVFDMDMSAGDFIALIYLLKIPVEEINLKAIIVSPTGWANAATIDSVYDLLHMMGRDDIPVGLGDVFAMNQSDPVFSAVGDCKYNKVIPQGSGGFLDSDTLYGLSRSLPRSPRRYTAENSVKFGAPRDTDHPELRQPLALEVWESVVKSLDPGSKVTILTNGPLTNIAKIVLAGKNMTNAIQDIVVVGGHINHDNTDKGNVFNVPSNKFAELNMFLDPLAAKTVLSSDLNITLIPLGIQRKFSAFPTILKRLHLTKKTPEVIFVKRLLSTLHQLQKTHPRYKHMDVFVGEILGAVILASDYNVLKSTFDVKKIKVSATGYESVDGQIIIDEKQGKSVKVLENLDHSGYYKVFANRLSEEKQSAVVGSFNKQTRL